The genomic window GTAACGATCCCGAAAGCTAATGTGGCTGCGGTACGAGACAGCAGAAAGGCAGGTATTGCTACCGGAGCCGTGGTAATTGGGGCAGCCGGAGTAGCCGCTTTGGTATTCAGTGCTTCAAGAGCAGACTAAAATAGATTTTATCTTTTAGCCGTCATTTAATTTTTCATTTAAAAAATTAACTATAATAATAGCCTCAAGTCAATATTTGAGGCTATTTTTGTGAGATGATGTCGTTTACCCCGTTACAAACGTTGAAAAACGTTGAATTCAGAAACCTTCTTACGGGAAGATTTTTTATTGTCCTGGCCTTCAGAATGCTCGCTACTTTACTTGGATGGTGGGTATATCAATTAACAAAAGATCCTTTTTCAATCGGACTTATCGGACTTTCAGAGGTTATTCCCGCAGTAAGCTGTGCTTTGTACGCCGGCCACGTCATCGATATGAATGAAAAGAAAAAACTGCTGCTGATCTGCAATTACACTTACATTTTCCTGATCGGCCTGCTGCTGATCCCTGCTTTCCTGGACGTCAGAATGCACTTTACCGGTCATGAGATTACCTATTTCATTTACGGAGTTATTTTCTTTACGGGAATTGCAAGAGCGTTCATCGGACCGATTATTCCGGTAATGATTCCTAAGATTGTAAAAAAAGAAAACCTTCCGAATGCCGTTACACTGAATCAGGCTACCTTCCTGATTTCCTCCGTGTGTGGACATGCAACAGGCGGTTTCCTGATCGGCTATTTCGGGATCAAATGGACACTGGTGGTCATTATTTTACTGATATTCCTGGCGTCATTATTCTTTTTTCAGTTAAATAAACAGTATTCCGAATACAAAAAACAGAATATTAACGTTATAGATAGTATGCGTGAAGGAATTTCCTATATTTTCAAGACGAAAGAAATTCTGGGAGCGCTGTGTCTGGATATGTTTGCTGTCCTTTTCGGAGGTGCCGTTGCCATGATCCCCGTTTATGCAACCGATATTCTGAAGGTGGGAGCGGAAGGCTTCGGATTGCTGAATGCCGCATCTGATATCGGGTCGATGTGTATCATCACCCTTTTATCGGTCATTCCTTTAAGAAAGAACCAGGGAAAGATTTTACTTGCCGTGGTTACGGGTTTCGGGCTATGCATTATCGGCTTCGGGCTGTCGACCTGGTACTGGCTTTCGTTTATGTTCCTGGTGATGAGCGGTATGCTGGATGGTATCTCGGTGGTCATCAGAGGAACGATCGTTCAGCTGAAAACTCCGGACAACATCAGAGGGCGCGTCATGAGTGTAAATTCCATTTTCATTATGTCGAGTAATGAGATGGGACAGTTTGAAAGCGGGCTTTCCGCAAAATTATTAGGAGTGGTACGTTCGGTGGTTTTTGGAGGTACCATGACAGTGTTAATCGCATTAATTGTGGGAAGTACAAATCCCAAACTGAGAAAAATGCAATATTAAAAAAAAATTAGCTACTTTATTAAATTAATCTTAAAAACTTTAAATCAAAGTTAATAATTTTTTATATTTGTGAGATAAAAATTCCCCTTACATGAAAAGAACTTTACTTATTTTATTTTCATTATCGATATGTGCATTTAGCTATGCCCAAACATCTTATGAAAAAAGCTTGGCAACTCAGATTACAAAGTTAGAGTCTGCACAAAAATCTGAGGACTTTCAGCAGTCGAAGGATTATTTTATGAAATATGTCAATAACCTCTCCAGGGGTACGGAGACAAAAAAAGAAGATTGGAGAGCGTATTACTATACTGCACTATCATTAGTCAGAGCAGAAATAATTTCACAACGTGCAGGCCATGCATCAACTATCGATGAAACTTCATCTTTAGCAGAAAAATACATCAGTGGAATCTTTGTGAAAAACCCAAATAATGCAGAAGCTAATATTCTTTTGTCACAAATTTATCTTTTAAAGTCATTAAACACTACTTCTGAGAGTGCTGCTTATTTAGCTAAAGCTAACGAATATCTGGCAAAGGCAGAAACTGAAGACAAGAATAATCCCAGAATTGATGTTCTAAAAGGTGAAATCGCATTAAATTCTCCGACAAAAAACGGAGGAAATAAAGAAGCGGCAAAAACCTATTTTAATTCTGCCTCTGCTAAGTTTAAAACTTATAGTAAAAAGTCTAATCTTGACCCAAGCTGGGGGAAAGAAGATTTAACCTACTATCTTTCTAATCTTAAATAACATATCATAATTAAGATAATTTTTGCTATTATGAAAAAAATCTACCTTATATTACTGTTAGCCTTTTCAAATATCTTTTTTGCACAGTCCGATTGCGCTTCAGCGATACCGGTTTGTGGCAATTCAGATATTTCTTATTTCCCTACAGGTCCGGGAACCATCGATGATCAGGTAAATGCTAACGGAAGCTGTTTAAGTGCAAACGAGCATTACTCCGTATGGTACCAGTTTACGGTAGCTACATCCGGAACTTTAACGTTTACCATTTCCCCTCAGGCTCCTTACAATGCCGATTATGACTTTGCTGTATACGGACCCAATAAAACCTGTGGCACCAAAGGAGCTCCGATACGTTGTAATTATGCAGGGGTACAGGCCGCTCCGAATCAGACAGGATTACAGATTGGTCTAACCGCTAATTCCGGCGCATGGAGTCCGGCGATGAACGTTGTAGCCGGTGAATCGTATTATCTGATTGTGGACAACTGGTCCGGCGCCAATGCCGCACTGGCTTTTTCATTAACCTGGGGAGGAACTGCTACATTAACTTCGCCATTTAATGATCCTACAATTCAGCCGAATCCATTTAATCCGATTGGAATTCCTGGAGCTACAGCATCTGC from Chryseobacterium sp. SORGH_AS_0447 includes these protein-coding regions:
- a CDS encoding MFS transporter translates to MMSFTPLQTLKNVEFRNLLTGRFFIVLAFRMLATLLGWWVYQLTKDPFSIGLIGLSEVIPAVSCALYAGHVIDMNEKKKLLLICNYTYIFLIGLLLIPAFLDVRMHFTGHEITYFIYGVIFFTGIARAFIGPIIPVMIPKIVKKENLPNAVTLNQATFLISSVCGHATGGFLIGYFGIKWTLVVIILLIFLASLFFFQLNKQYSEYKKQNINVIDSMREGISYIFKTKEILGALCLDMFAVLFGGAVAMIPVYATDILKVGAEGFGLLNAASDIGSMCIITLLSVIPLRKNQGKILLAVVTGFGLCIIGFGLSTWYWLSFMFLVMSGMLDGISVVIRGTIVQLKTPDNIRGRVMSVNSIFIMSSNEMGQFESGLSAKLLGVVRSVVFGGTMTVLIALIVGSTNPKLRKMQY